The region TTTCCGGCGGCGGCACCGCCAGCGGCCCGCTCAGCTTCATGAAGGGCTTTGACGCCTTCGCGGGCGTGATCAAATCCGGCGGCAAGACGCGCCGCGCCGCGAAGATGGTGATTCTCAATATCGAGCATCCCGACATCAACGAGTTCATCGAGTGCAAGGCAAAGGAAGAAGCCAAGGCGTGGACGCTCATGCAGGCCGGCTACGATGGCTCCACGCCGGACAGCGAAGCCTATTCCTCCATCTTCTTCCAGAACGCCAACAACAGCGTTCGCGTAAATGAAGAGTTCATGGACGCCGTGGTGCATGACCGCGAATTCACCACCAAGGCCATTCGCGACGGCAGTCCGGTGAAGACCTACAAAGCTCGCGATCTGCTGCGCAAGATTTCCGAAGCGACCTGGCAGTGCGGCGATCCCGGCATGCAGTACGACACCACGATCAACCGCTGGCATACCAGCAAGAACACGGCGCGCATCAATGCCTCCAATCCTTGCTCGGAGTACATGTTCCTGGACGACTCCGCCTGCAACCTGGCGTCGCTGAACCTGATGAAGTTCGCGCCCAACGGCAGCTTCGACATCGCTGCCTACCGCTACGCGGTTGACGTCATGATCACCGCTCAGGAAATCCTCGTGGACAACTCCGGCTATCCGACGGACAACATCGCGCGCAACTCGCACGACTATCGTCCGCTCGGTCTCGGTTACGCCAACCTGGGCGCGCTGCTCATGGCCGCAGGCCTGCCGTACGATTCCGATGCCGGACGCGACTACGCTGCCTGCGTCACGGCCATCATGTGCGGCGAAAGCTATCTTCAGTCGTCGCGCATCGCCGAAGTCTGCCAGCCGCTCGCGCCTGCCGCCGAGCACACCAAGTCCGCCGAAATTACCGGCGCGGCCTGCCCCGGCTACTATCTGAACCGCGAGCCTTTCCTCGATGTCATCCGCATGCACCGCGCTTCGGTCAACAACATCGAGAAGACGCACGTGCCGGCCGCGTTGCTGGAGGCTTCTCGCCAGTGCTGGGACGAAGCACTCTCCCATGGCGAGCGCCATGGATACCGCAATGCGCAGGTCACGGTCCTTGCGCCGACCGGCACCATCGGCTTCATGATGGATTGCGACACGACGGGCGTGGAGCCGGACCTCGCGCTCATCAAGTACAAGAAGCTTGTCGGCGGCGGCATGATCAAGATCGTGAACAACACGGTCCCGGCCGCGCTCTTCAAGCTCGGCTACACCAGCGATCAGACGAACGCCATCGTCAGCTACATCGACGCCACCGGAACCATCGAAGGCGCGCCATTCATCAGGGAAGAGCACTTGCCGGTGTTCGATTGCTCCTTCAAGCCGTCGAAGGGCACGCGCAGCATCGCCTGGCTCGGCCACCTCACGATGATGGCGGCCGTCCAGCCCTTCATCTCCGGCGCTATCTCCAAGACCATCAACATGCCGGAGAGCGCCAGCGTTGAAGACATCATGGAGGCCTACATAGAGGCATGGCGTCTCGGCGTGAAGGCCGTAGCCATCTACCGCGACGGCTCCAAGAAGTCGCAGCCCATGTCCGCCAAGGGCTCCGAACCAAAGACCCTCGCGCAGATGGCCGCCCAGGCCGCCACTGTGGTTGAGGAAGAAGAGGACATGAACGCTCCGCCGCGCGCCCGCCGCCACAAGCTGCCCGACGAGCGCATCTCCATCACCCACAAGTTCAACATCGGCGGACACGAGGGCTACATCACCGTCGGCCTCTACAAGAACGGAATGCCCGGCGAGATCTTCATCACCATGGCGAAAGAAGGGTCCACGGTCAGCGGCCTCATGGACAGTTTCGCCTGCGCCATCTCCATCGCCTTCCAGCACGGCGTCCCGCTCAAGCTGGTCGCGGAGAAGTTCGCGCACACCCGCTTCGAACCCAGCGGCTGGAGCAACAATCCGGACATCGGCTACGCCAAGTCGATCATGGATTACATCTTCCGCTGGCTCGAACTCCGCTTCCTCACCGGACAGCAGCAGACGCTCTTCGATGACCTGCGCCCGCGCCAGAACGGCGAATTCCCAGGCCACCCCGCGCTAGACCACAGCAGCACGAAAGAAGCTCCGGCGCTCAAAGCCGCACCCCCGGCCGGATCTTCCTACCACGCCGCCGACGCCATGCGCGGACTCATCGACATGGGCGACGCCCCAAGCTGCCACGTTTGCGGAAGCATCATGACGAGGAATGGCAGCTGCTATCGGTGCATGTCGTGCGGAAGTACGAGTGGGTGTAGTTAGCATCTTTTCCGGTGCTTTTACCTTGCCTGGAGCAGACATCGGTCTGCTCCTTTTCTTGTCTCGAAAGCTGTTGATTCTGCTTAGGCGTTTGCTCTTACTGAATTTGAGGCAACCGATCCGGATTCCGATTCGCGCATTTCGTATTCGAATTCGTTAGCTTCGGTGGCTTTCTAGTTACTGTCCATCCGCTCAGAACCGTGCTACTGTTTTCGCCCTCCAATGGAGAACTTCGCCTATGAGCACTGTTCAAGCGGTATCGTCTACGGCTTTTACGGATAAGTATCTCGAGACCGCCAAAGAAAGAGAGCGACATGTCGACGCGGTCCTGACTTCTGCTTCTGACAAGAAGGTAGTAGTCGCCGGGCCAGGCACTGGCAAAACCTTCCTCTTTAAAAAAGTTCTCGAAGGAAAAACAAACGCCCTAACACTCACGTTTGTTAATGCCCTGGTCGAAGACTTGTCGCTCGATCTATTCGGGCTGTCCGAAGTTCGGACCTTGCACAGTTTCGCCCGAGGTCTTCTAGCCAAGATAACGAAAAAAGAGGTCAAGATATCGCCGAGGCTTTCCGAGATTGTCAAAAATGACGCACAGATACTTCTTGGAAAGGAGATTGACTTCGACGCGATATTCAATAACAGAGATGATGAGAACGAACTCATAAGATTCTTTGCAAAGCGGAAGCAGTACTACGGGCAGTACGGGTATTCTGATGTGATTTTTGCTGCAGTGAGGTATCTCGAGAAAAACAGAGGGGCGATCCCCGCATTCGAACAGATCGTTGTTGATGAGTTTCAGGACTTCAATCAATTAGAAGTGTCCTTGATTGATCTGCTGGCAGAAAGAAGCCCTGTGTTGATTGCTGGTGATGATGACCAAGCACTCTACGATTTCAAAAGCGCCAGCGCACGACATATCCGTGAGCGGCACGCAAACACAAAGCCCGATTACGCAGCCTTCAGCTTGCCTTTTTGTTCTCGGTGTACTCGCGTGATTGTGGGAGCTACTAACGACATCATTACCGCCGCAAAAACGCAAGGCTTACTGAAGGGTCGCATCGAAAAGGCTTACCGATACTTCGACGCTAAGGGGAAGGACGAAGAAAGCGACCAAAGTCCACAACTCATCCATCGTCAAGTATTCGCATCTCAAATACCTTGGATCATCGAAAAGGAAATCACGGCAATGGCCTTGGACACGAAGGCCAAGTTCTCTGTTCTCGTGATTTCCCCTACCCGAACACAGTCTCGAACCTTAGCAGCGTCCCTTCAAACCAAAGGGTTTTCGAACCTCGAGCTCAGCGAAAAACGAGGAGACCGGCAGGCAGAAACGTTGGACGCCCTTCGGTTACTCCTTGAAAACGCCAAAGACAATCTAGGTTGGAGAATTTTGATCAAGTTCCTTCTAGAGCCCGAGAAGGTCATTGAGATAGTCGGGGCGACGGACAAAGATGCGACCAAACCTATCTACGATCTCGTGGGTCGTATTATCAGGGCGGACGTCAG is a window of Clostridia bacterium DNA encoding:
- a CDS encoding vitamin B12-dependent ribonucleotide reductase — encoded protein: MADVSNKTTTGVAPTAQQTASNMNRKKVAPGLSFKRYFTKAGTSPYDEVEWELRTAQITDAKGNVIFEQNDVEIPKDWSMTATNIVASKYLHGQVGTPDRETGVRQLVTRVAETIRDWGMAGGYFRSSEDAAVFHDELVHILVQQKAAFNSPVWFNVGCDRIEPNSDATNWHWNPETHQVEFGKTGYSNPQCSACFINSVHDSLDSILTLAKTEGMLFKWGSGTGTNLSPLRSSMETLSGGGTASGPLSFMKGFDAFAGVIKSGGKTRRAAKMVILNIEHPDINEFIECKAKEEAKAWTLMQAGYDGSTPDSEAYSSIFFQNANNSVRVNEEFMDAVVHDREFTTKAIRDGSPVKTYKARDLLRKISEATWQCGDPGMQYDTTINRWHTSKNTARINASNPCSEYMFLDDSACNLASLNLMKFAPNGSFDIAAYRYAVDVMITAQEILVDNSGYPTDNIARNSHDYRPLGLGYANLGALLMAAGLPYDSDAGRDYAACVTAIMCGESYLQSSRIAEVCQPLAPAAEHTKSAEITGAACPGYYLNREPFLDVIRMHRASVNNIEKTHVPAALLEASRQCWDEALSHGERHGYRNAQVTVLAPTGTIGFMMDCDTTGVEPDLALIKYKKLVGGGMIKIVNNTVPAALFKLGYTSDQTNAIVSYIDATGTIEGAPFIREEHLPVFDCSFKPSKGTRSIAWLGHLTMMAAVQPFISGAISKTINMPESASVEDIMEAYIEAWRLGVKAVAIYRDGSKKSQPMSAKGSEPKTLAQMAAQAATVVEEEEDMNAPPRARRHKLPDERISITHKFNIGGHEGYITVGLYKNGMPGEIFITMAKEGSTVSGLMDSFACAISIAFQHGVPLKLVAEKFAHTRFEPSGWSNNPDIGYAKSIMDYIFRWLELRFLTGQQQTLFDDLRPRQNGEFPGHPALDHSSTKEAPALKAAPPAGSSYHAADAMRGLIDMGDAPSCHVCGSIMTRNGSCYRCMSCGSTSGCS
- a CDS encoding UvrD-helicase domain-containing protein, encoding MSTVQAVSSTAFTDKYLETAKERERHVDAVLTSASDKKVVVAGPGTGKTFLFKKVLEGKTNALTLTFVNALVEDLSLDLFGLSEVRTLHSFARGLLAKITKKEVKISPRLSEIVKNDAQILLGKEIDFDAIFNNRDDENELIRFFAKRKQYYGQYGYSDVIFAAVRYLEKNRGAIPAFEQIVVDEFQDFNQLEVSLIDLLAERSPVLIAGDDDQALYDFKSASARHIRERHANTKPDYAAFSLPFCSRCTRVIVGATNDIITAAKTQGLLKGRIEKAYRYFDAKGKDEESDQSPQLIHRQVFASQIPWIIEKEITAMALDTKAKFSVLVISPTRTQSRTLAASLQTKGFSNLELSEKRGDRQAETLDALRLLLENAKDNLGWRILIKFLLEPEKVIEIVGATDKDATKPIYDLVGRIIRADVRRLVGVVKAIKAGKTVKDEDLARLLEVLDLGPYELTRRELRRDIGSDEHVSNSGIRKIAVKTTTVQSSKGLAADLVFITHFDDQFFVKDKDKKKISDQDVCKFLVALTRAKKRVVLISSTKKDPTFLNWIQQDRVDRRK